The nucleotide window CTCTATTTCATCATTGCCGAATTGCTAAACAATATCATAAAACACAGTGATGCAAATTCTGCCAATATTATGATTAATGAAATAGAAAACATATTATCTATAGATGTTAGCGATGACGGAAAAGGCTTCATAGACAACAAACTGGAAACTAACGAAGGATTCGGTATTAACCAAATCCGTGCCCGAATCAACAACATGAAAGGAGAATTCAGCATCAATTCCGTACTGAACAGAGGAACTTCGATAAGCCTAATAATCCCTATTGCTTATTAACTTCTAAACTTTTTTGTCAATCTCAATAATTTCAAGGTTTTTTATCACCTCGCCATCAATCACAAAACGAAGCATCGTCCGCACCTGATGAAAACCGCTTTTTCCGGCTGCACCCGGATTCATGTGCAACAGATTATTCTTTTTATCAAAAATCACTTTTAAAATATGCGAATGTCCGCATATAAACAATTTCGGTGGATTCGTTTCCATTTCGGCCTTCAAAGCCGGATTGTATTTTCCCGGATAACCGCCAATATGGGTAATCCAAACATCAACACCTTCGCAAAAAAAACGATTGTGCAACGGAAACTCCAAACGTGCTTGGGCATTATCAATATTACCATACACACAACGCAGCGGTTTCAGCTTTTTTATAGTATCGGTAACTATTAAATCGCCAATATCGCCCGCATGCCAAACCTCATCGGCCTGTGCAACGTATTTTAAAATCGTATCATCAATATGGCTATGTGTATCCGAAAGGAGAAGAATTTTTTTCATATTTTTTTGGAGCTATTTCCCGCTATCCGTTACAATCTTGCAAACCGAACCCCGGTTTACAAGGATTTCCACTACTATCGGGGCTAGAGGTAATCAGCAAAAATAGACATTCTGCTTTTAAATAAAAAACATCCAGACAAGACACATTCTTTGTAAATTTGCAACACCAGATTCAAAAAATGAATTCTGAAATCTAAAAATCTACAATTCGACCTTGAGATATTTTATAAAACTAGCATACAACGGAACCCTCTATAATGGTTGGCAAATCCAGCCAAACGCTCCCTCTGTTCAGGAAACTATGAACAAAGCATTTTCGATTATTCTTAGCTCTCCAATTAATCTCATGGGCGCGGGAAGAACGGACACCGGAGTTCATGCTAGAGAAATGTATGCTCATTTTGATTTGGATAAAACGTTTGACATTCCAAGTACAATCCACAAACTCAATTCTTTTTTACCAAAAGACATTGTGATATACGATATTTTCGAAGTTTCGGATGAAGCGCATACCCGTTTTGATGCCACAAAAAGAACATACGAATACCACATCAATACTTTTAAAAACGCATTTCTTCAGGAGCAAAGTTGGTATTTCCATCAAAAATTGGATTTGGATTTAATGAACGAAGCAGCAAAATCACTGTTAAAACATACCGATTTTCAATGTTTCTCCAAAGTGAACACCGATGTAAATACTTTTGATTGCGAAATTTTTGAAGCTTATTGGATAAAGGAAAACGGAAAACTAATTTTCACTATTTCGGCCAATCGTTTTTTACGGAATATGGTTCGCTCCATCGTAGGAACCTTAATCAACATTGGCTTGCACAAAATCACTTTAGATGATTTAGAAACAATCATCAAAAGTAAAAACAGAGAAAAAGCCGGATTTTCGGTTCCGGCGCATGGTTTATATTTGACCAAAATCGAATACGATTATTTATAGACAAAGAGAAAAGAATATAGAACATAGAAAAAAGAGACAAAATTCAAGACAGATGGAGATTTAGGTTTTGAAATTGAAATTGATAAAAACATCAGGATAAAATCCTAAAAACAATAAATGAAAGCAAAAGCATTTGATACCCGATTATTCAAGAGAATATTAACATACACAAAGCCCTACCAATGGCGTTTTAACGGCGTGATTATTTTCGCCGTGTCGCTGTCCATTTTTGCGGCACTTCGCCCCTATTTACTGAAACAAACTGTTGACAGCTACATACAACCAAAAGACCAGAACGGTTTATTGGTTTACATCAGCTTGATGGGAATTGTACTGATACTTGAGGTTCTGTCCCAATTTTTCTTTGTGTATTGGGCCAATTGGCTTGGACAGGATATTGTAAAAGATATTCGGGTAAAACTGTTCAAACACATACTGAGTTTCAGAATGAAATATTTCGACTTGGTACCCGTGGGACAACTCGTAACCCGATCGGTATCGGACATTGAAGCAATTGCCCGTATTTTCAGTCAAGGATTATTTATGATTATAAGTGATATGATGAAAATGCTCGTAGTCCTTCTTTTCATGTTCTATATGAACTGGAAACTAACCTGGATTGTGATTGTTGCCATGCCAATCTTGGTTTTCATCACCCGTATTTTCCAAAAAAAGATGCAGGTTGCCTTTGAAGAAGTGCGAACTCAAATAGCCAACATGAATTCTTTTGTTCAGGAAAGAGTAACGGGAATGAAAATCGTACAACTATTTCACCGCGAAGACATTGAAGCCGAAAAATTCAGAATCATCAACGACAAACACAACAGAGCTTGGATAAAAACCATTTTGTACAACTCTATTTTCTTCCCCATTGCCGATATTATTTCGTCGTTAACACTCGGTTTTGTCGTTTTGTACGGAGGGTTCAATATTTTGCACGGAGACAATTCAACCACTTTCGGGGATTTATTTTCATACACGATGTTTATCAGTATGTTGTTTAACCCGTTGCGGCAAATAGCAGATAAATTCAATGAGATGCAACTGGGAATGATTGCTGCCAACCGTGTTTTTGACATCTTGGATACACAAGACCAAATACAGGATACCGGAACAATTGAAGCTCCGTTATTTGACGGAGACATTCGCTTTGAGGATGTACATTTTGGCTATATTCCAAACGAAGAAGTAATAAAAGGAATCAATCTTGAAGTAAAAGCAAGTCAGACCATTGCTATCGTGGGTTCTACCGGAGCCGGAAAATCAACTATCATTAATTTATTGAACCGTTTCTACGAAATTAACAGCGGTTCCATTTTTATTGATAACCACAATATTGAGAACTACACCTTGAGTTCGTTGCGTAAACAAATTGCAGTGGTCTTACAGGATGTATTTCTTTTTGCCGATACCATCTACAACAATATTACGCTCAATAATCCTGAAATTACAAGAGAACAGGTTTTTGAAGCGGCCAAGAAAATCGGCGTCCATGATTTCATTATGAGTTTACCTGACAATTATGATTTTGATGTAAAAGAACGCGGTGTAATGCTTTCCTCTGGACAACGTCAATTGATTGCATTTTTGAGAGCATATGTCAGTAATCCAAGTATTCTTATTCTGGATGAAGCGACTTCATCTATCGATACATATTCGGAGGAATTGATTCAGCGCGCCACCGAAACCATTACCAAAGGAAGGACATCGATTGTTATCGCCCACCGATTGGCAACCATTGTCAATGCTGATAAAATTGTCGTTATGGACAAAGGTCTTATTGTTGAACAAGGAACACATCAGGAATTAATAAACCAAGAAAAAGGATATTATAAAAATCTATATGATTCGCAGTTCAGCAATTCCAATTCGGATACTTTTTCTTCCTAACAATTGATAGTATTCTAAAATTGCTTTGTGTCTTTGCAAGATTTATTTTTTTCCACAAAGACACAGAGACGCAAAGACTAAACTTGCTAAGAAAACAAAAAGTTGAATTATAGCCCCGATAGCAGTGAAAATCCTTTTTATCTCGTCTTTTGGGACGAGATAAAAAGATTGTAACGAATAGCGGGAGAAAACTTGCTAAAAACACAAATGTCGTGCTCCTAAAAAACAATTAAGAGAACACTTTTTTATAACAAAATGTAGAAAAACTTTGTAGCACTAATTTTCACAATAATTAAATAAATCCTTAAATTCGCAATCTCAATTTATTACATTAATAACGAATAACAGCAATGGGTTTTACAAATTCATTTTTACAGTAATTTAAATAAAAATTAAAGAAATGACACGAGCGTTAGCGACTGCATTTTATCATTAAAAACAAATAAAAAAAATTTAAAATGAAATACGATATTATAGTTTTAGGAAGTGGTCCTGGAGGATATGTTACAGCAATTAGAGCCTCTCAATTAGGATTTAAAGTTGCTGTAGTTGAAAAAGAAAACCTTGGCGGTATCTGTTTAAATTGGGGTTGTATTCCAACAAAAGCGTTACTAAAATCAGCTCAGGTTTTTGATTATTTGAAACATGCTTCAGATTACGGACTAACTGTAAATGAATTTGATAAAGATTTTTCGGCTGTTGTACAACGTAGCCGTAGTGTTGCTGAAGGAATGAGCAAAGGAGTTCAATTCTTGATGAAAAAAAATAAAATTGACGTTATTGATGGTTTTGGAAAATTGAAACCAGGTAAAAAACTTGACGTTACTGATAAAGACGGAAAAGTTACTGAATACAGTGCTGACCACATTATCATTGCTACTGGAGCTCGTTCTCGTGAGTTACCAAACTTACCACAAGATGGTGTAAAAGTAATTGGATACCGTCAGGCGATGACTTTACCAACACAGCCAAAGTCTATGATTGTAGTAGGTTCTGGAGCAATTGGAGTTGAATTTGCACATTTCTATAACTCTATGGGAACTGATGTAACTATCGTTGAATTTATGCCAAACGTAGTTCCTGTTGAAGACGAAGATATCTCTAAACAATTTGAGCGTTCTTTGAAAAAAGCGGGTATCAAAATTATGACAAACTCTTCAGTAGAGCGTATTGATACTTCTGGAGCTGGAGTTAAAGCGTATGTTAAAACTGCAAAAGGCGAAGAAGTTCTTGAAGCTGATATCTTATTGTCTGCTGTTGGAATCAAAACTAACATCGAAAACATCGGATTGGAAGAAGTAGGTATTGCTGTTGACAGAGATAAAATCTTAGTTAACGCTTACAACGCAACTAACATCCCAGGTTACTATGCAATTGGTGACGTAACTCCTGGACAAGCATTGGCTCACGTAGCTTCTGCTGAAGGTATTAACTGCGTTGAAAAAATTGCTGGTATGCACGTTGAACCAATCGATTACGGAAACGTTCCCGGATGTACGTATGCAACACCAGAAATCGCTTCTGTTGGATTAACTGAAAAACAAGCAAAAGAAAAAGGATACGAATTAAAAATTGGTAAATTCCCATTCTCTGCTTCAGGAAAAGCTAAAGCTGCAGGAGCTGCTGACGGTTTCGTAAAAGTAATTTTTGATGCTAAATACGGAGAATGGTTAGGATGCCACATGATTGGAGCTGGAGTTACTGATATGATTGCCGAGGCAGTTGTAGCACGTAAACTGGAAACTACAGGACATGAAATCCTTAAAGCAATCCACCCTCACCCAACAATGAGTGAAGCTGTTATGGAAGCCGTTGCTGATGCATACGGTGAAGTGATCCACTTGTAATATTATAACATGTAGAGACACACTACAATGCGCCTCTACATGATTATTTGCATTAATAAAAAACAATTAAAATCCGTTTTTGTGAAAACAAAGCGGATTTTTTTTTGATTCTTTTTAAAAATAAGCCCACACTTTTGAAAAAATGCTTTTTTAGCAATTCAGACCCCGGAGCCCAATTATTATTTTATCCCCGAGCGATTATACGTATTTTTGCAAAAAAAAAATTAAAGACCAACTGTCTTTTAAAAAAATATAATTAAGCCAATTTAAAATATAAAATTTAGCATGAGAAGTGATGAAGTAAAAAAAGGGTACCAAAGAGCTCCCCACAGATCATTATTTAGAGCAACAGGATTAGTTGACGAAGATTTTGACAAACCATTTATTGGCGTTGCCAATTCATTTATAGAAATTATTCCGGGTCACTTTTTTTTAGACAGAGTATCTAGAATCATAAAAGAAGAAATCAAAGCAAATGGATGCGTTCCGTTTGAATTCAACACTATCGGTGTGGATGATGGTATTGCCATGGGACATGACGGTATGCTTTTTTCACTTCCTTCAAGAGAGCTTATCGCCAACTCTATCGAAACGGTTATGAACGCACACAAATTAGATGCTATGATAGCTGTTCCAAACTGCGACAAAATTGTTCCTGGAATGATAATGGGTGCTTTACGAGTAGATGTTCCAACTATATTCGTAAGTGGTGGACCAATGAAAAAAGGACATACCAAAGATGGTGTTCCAATTGACCTTGCTACTGCTTTTGAAGCCGTTGGAAAATTCGAAACTGGTCAAATAAATGAAGAAGAACTGAAAGATATTGAGTGCAATGCTTGCCCAAGTGGCGGCAGCTGCTCAGGAATGTTTACCGCCAATTCCATGAATACACTTATGGAAGCTATGGGAATTGCATTACCTGGAAACGGAACTATCTTAGCACTGACAAAAGAACGTGAAGAACTTTACAGAAGTGCTGCCAGAAGAATTTGCGAAATTGCCAAAGACAAAGCATTAACCGAGAAATTCAAACTTAGAAACATCTTAAATGAAAATGCGATAAAAAATGCATTTGCTGTTGATATGGCAATGGGTGGAAGTTCAAATACTGTTTTACACATGTTGGCTATCGCCAAAGAAGCTAATGTAGACTTCAATCTCGAAAACATCAATAGTATTTCTAAAAAAGTATCGCATATCGCCAAAATTTCTCCAAGCTTATCAACCGTTCACATGGAAGACATCAACAAGGCTGGTGGTGTAAATGCCGTAATGAAAGAAATGACCAAAAGAGGAGACGACATTTTACTAGAAAACCTTACCATAAGCGGTGAAACCGTATATGAAAAAATTAAGGATGCTTATATAAAAGACACCAATATTATTCACACGATTGACAACCCATATTCACAAGTAGGTGGTTTGGCTGTGTTATACGGAAATTTGGCTGAGCAAGGTGCGGTAATCAAAACTGCCGGAATCACGGGAGACCGAGTTTTCACCGGAACTGCTGTATGTTTTGACGGTCAGCCGGAAGCTATTGAAGGAATTACAAGCGGTAAAGTAAAAGCTGGTAATGTTGTTGTTATTCGATATGAAGGTCCAAAAGGTGGTCCGGGAATGCAAGAAATGTTGGCACCTACTTCATTGATTATGGGAATGGGCTTGGGAGCCAAAGTAGCATTAATCACAGATGGTAGATTTAGTGGAGCAACAAGAGGAGCTTCTATTGGTCACGTAAGTCCAGAAGCTGCTGAAGGTGGTATGATTGGATTAGTTAAAGATGGTGACGAAATTCACATTGACGTGGATAAATATATTTTGTCAGTGAATTTAACTGATGAAGAAATTGCAAAAAGAAGAGCCGAATTTGTTCCTTTGAAAAAAGAATTGAATTCAAGATGGTTAGGACAATACCGAAGCTTGGTTACCAATGCCAGTAGCGGAGCTGTTTTAAAATCTGATTTGTTTTAAAACAAAGTAACTTCATTTAAAATCATATAATAGAAACCCCGATTTGAGCTTTCAAATAGGGGTTTTGCTTTTAAATATCGCCTTGTCCCAAATATCGATACACAAAACATATCAAAAATATTTATTGGGAATAATAAAAAAGAATAATAGATTACCTTTCATTCCATTTTGCAAATCCTTAAAAGTAAAGTATATTTACTACCATATAAAAACAGAAAAAAATGACACATAATAACATATTAGAGACAATCGGGAACACACCACATGTAAAAATCAATAAATTATATGGCCCAGATGCAAATGTTTGGATAAAGCTTGAAAAAACAAATCCAGGCTCCAGTATCAAGGACAGAATTGCTTTATCGATGGTTGAAGATGCTGAACAAAAAGGATTGTTGAAAAAAGGAAGTACTATAATCGAAGCTACATCAGGAAACACGGGAATTGGACTTGCCATGGTTGCCGCTGTAAAAGGTTATCGACTAATACTTGTAATGCCCGACTCTATGTCTGTAGAAAGACGTCGACTGATGAGCATTTATGGAGCTGAATTTGTGCTTACCCCTCGCGAAAAAGGAATGAAAGGTTCCCTTGAAAAAGCAGAAGAGATAGCAAGTGAAATTCCAAATTCATGGATACCGCTTCAGTTTGACAACCCAGCAAATATCGAAATCCACAAAACCACTACAGCACAGGAAATCATTAATGCTTTTCCAAACGGATTGGATTATTTAATCACAGGAGTTGGAACCGGCGGACACATCACCGGCTGTGCCGAAGTGCTTAAACAACATTTCCCAAACCTAAAAGTCTTCGCTGTAGAACCAGAATTATCACCGGTGATTAGCGGCGGAGCTCCTTCACCACATCCAATTCAAGGGATTGGCGCCGGCTTTATACCAACCAATCTACACACTGAAATTCTTGATGGAGCAATTCAGGTAAGCAAAGAAGAAGCATTTGAATACGCCCAAAGAGCCGCCAAAGAGGAAGGTATTCTTTTAGGAATTTCCTCAGGAGCTTCTTTAGCTGCGGTAGCTAAAAAAGTAAAAGAAATCCCGGCAGGTTCCAAAGTGCTAACTTTTTGCTATGACACAGGAGAACGTTACTTAAGTATCGAAGGGTTATTTGAATAAAAAAATAAATCTCTCTCAATAACTAACCGATTTGCGAAAGCGAGTCGGTTTTTTTTTAATAATACTGTCACAGTTTTCAACGCAATAAAATACATAAAAATCTTATTTTCAATAAATTAAATAAACATATTCTTAAAATAAGAAGGCTATTTTTAAAATCCAAAAACATATTTTTCGTAAATTAGTAGGCCTCAAAATAAAGAGAAATTACTTCTCAGAAAACAATCAAATGAATTGTCTGGTAAAAGCGACTGTTTTAAACAAACTAAAAACTTTGTTTAAAACACAATTGACAAACACGAACTGCTGGAAATAAACCTAACCTCACTAGACAATCCTTGCAAATTCGATAGATTAATATTTTCAGTAAGACCATCATTTCCCCAAAAAAAGTAGGTTAATTAAATTCAATAGGTTAGACTTAATTTTAAAGACTATGAAAACAATCAAAACAGTTTTAATAAATACCCTATTTTTCGGATTATTCCTGATCCAAAGCACCAGTTTGTACGCACAAGACCCAATGAAAGCTGCTCACAATGTGTATAAAAAAGTACTGCTTGACAATGATAAAGTGAGAGTCCTAGAAGTTGAATTTGCTCCAGGCGTAACTGCCCCCTGGCACAGCCATCCCAACCATTCTGTTTACGCCCTGACAGGTGGTAAAATTCAGATTACCGATAAAGGTAAACCTGCAACCACAATAGATGTCAAAGCTGGAACCGCAATGTATTTGCCTGCCGTTACTCACATGGCAAAAAACG belongs to Flavobacterium aquiphilum and includes:
- a CDS encoding metallophosphoesterase family protein, translated to MKKILLLSDTHSHIDDTILKYVAQADEVWHAGDIGDLIVTDTIKKLKPLRCVYGNIDNAQARLEFPLHNRFFCEGVDVWITHIGGYPGKYNPALKAEMETNPPKLFICGHSHILKVIFDKKNNLLHMNPGAAGKSGFHQVRTMLRFVIDGEVIKNLEIIEIDKKV
- the truA gene encoding tRNA pseudouridine(38-40) synthase TruA; its protein translation is MRYFIKLAYNGTLYNGWQIQPNAPSVQETMNKAFSIILSSPINLMGAGRTDTGVHAREMYAHFDLDKTFDIPSTIHKLNSFLPKDIVIYDIFEVSDEAHTRFDATKRTYEYHINTFKNAFLQEQSWYFHQKLDLDLMNEAAKSLLKHTDFQCFSKVNTDVNTFDCEIFEAYWIKENGKLIFTISANRFLRNMVRSIVGTLINIGLHKITLDDLETIIKSKNREKAGFSVPAHGLYLTKIEYDYL
- a CDS encoding ABC transporter ATP-binding protein — translated: MKAKAFDTRLFKRILTYTKPYQWRFNGVIIFAVSLSIFAALRPYLLKQTVDSYIQPKDQNGLLVYISLMGIVLILEVLSQFFFVYWANWLGQDIVKDIRVKLFKHILSFRMKYFDLVPVGQLVTRSVSDIEAIARIFSQGLFMIISDMMKMLVVLLFMFYMNWKLTWIVIVAMPILVFITRIFQKKMQVAFEEVRTQIANMNSFVQERVTGMKIVQLFHREDIEAEKFRIINDKHNRAWIKTILYNSIFFPIADIISSLTLGFVVLYGGFNILHGDNSTTFGDLFSYTMFISMLFNPLRQIADKFNEMQLGMIAANRVFDILDTQDQIQDTGTIEAPLFDGDIRFEDVHFGYIPNEEVIKGINLEVKASQTIAIVGSTGAGKSTIINLLNRFYEINSGSIFIDNHNIENYTLSSLRKQIAVVLQDVFLFADTIYNNITLNNPEITREQVFEAAKKIGVHDFIMSLPDNYDFDVKERGVMLSSGQRQLIAFLRAYVSNPSILILDEATSSIDTYSEELIQRATETITKGRTSIVIAHRLATIVNADKIVVMDKGLIVEQGTHQELINQEKGYYKNLYDSQFSNSNSDTFSS
- the lpdA gene encoding dihydrolipoyl dehydrogenase produces the protein MKYDIIVLGSGPGGYVTAIRASQLGFKVAVVEKENLGGICLNWGCIPTKALLKSAQVFDYLKHASDYGLTVNEFDKDFSAVVQRSRSVAEGMSKGVQFLMKKNKIDVIDGFGKLKPGKKLDVTDKDGKVTEYSADHIIIATGARSRELPNLPQDGVKVIGYRQAMTLPTQPKSMIVVGSGAIGVEFAHFYNSMGTDVTIVEFMPNVVPVEDEDISKQFERSLKKAGIKIMTNSSVERIDTSGAGVKAYVKTAKGEEVLEADILLSAVGIKTNIENIGLEEVGIAVDRDKILVNAYNATNIPGYYAIGDVTPGQALAHVASAEGINCVEKIAGMHVEPIDYGNVPGCTYATPEIASVGLTEKQAKEKGYELKIGKFPFSASGKAKAAGAADGFVKVIFDAKYGEWLGCHMIGAGVTDMIAEAVVARKLETTGHEILKAIHPHPTMSEAVMEAVADAYGEVIHL
- the ilvD gene encoding dihydroxy-acid dehydratase; protein product: MRSDEVKKGYQRAPHRSLFRATGLVDEDFDKPFIGVANSFIEIIPGHFFLDRVSRIIKEEIKANGCVPFEFNTIGVDDGIAMGHDGMLFSLPSRELIANSIETVMNAHKLDAMIAVPNCDKIVPGMIMGALRVDVPTIFVSGGPMKKGHTKDGVPIDLATAFEAVGKFETGQINEEELKDIECNACPSGGSCSGMFTANSMNTLMEAMGIALPGNGTILALTKEREELYRSAARRICEIAKDKALTEKFKLRNILNENAIKNAFAVDMAMGGSSNTVLHMLAIAKEANVDFNLENINSISKKVSHIAKISPSLSTVHMEDINKAGGVNAVMKEMTKRGDDILLENLTISGETVYEKIKDAYIKDTNIIHTIDNPYSQVGGLAVLYGNLAEQGAVIKTAGITGDRVFTGTAVCFDGQPEAIEGITSGKVKAGNVVVIRYEGPKGGPGMQEMLAPTSLIMGMGLGAKVALITDGRFSGATRGASIGHVSPEAAEGGMIGLVKDGDEIHIDVDKYILSVNLTDEEIAKRRAEFVPLKKELNSRWLGQYRSLVTNASSGAVLKSDLF
- the cysK gene encoding cysteine synthase A, yielding MTHNNILETIGNTPHVKINKLYGPDANVWIKLEKTNPGSSIKDRIALSMVEDAEQKGLLKKGSTIIEATSGNTGIGLAMVAAVKGYRLILVMPDSMSVERRRLMSIYGAEFVLTPREKGMKGSLEKAEEIASEIPNSWIPLQFDNPANIEIHKTTTAQEIINAFPNGLDYLITGVGTGGHITGCAEVLKQHFPNLKVFAVEPELSPVISGGAPSPHPIQGIGAGFIPTNLHTEILDGAIQVSKEEAFEYAQRAAKEEGILLGISSGASLAAVAKKVKEIPAGSKVLTFCYDTGERYLSIEGLFE
- a CDS encoding cupin domain-containing protein, yielding MKTIKTVLINTLFFGLFLIQSTSLYAQDPMKAAHNVYKKVLLDNDKVRVLEVEFAPGVTAPWHSHPNHSVYALTGGKIQITDKGKPATTIDVKAGTAMYLPAVTHMAKNVGTTTIKLIVTEIKPTKK